One Candida dubliniensis CD36 chromosome 1, complete sequence genomic region harbors:
- a CDS encoding secretory lipase 6 precursor, putative (Similar to C. albicans LIP6) — protein sequence MRDLILFLSLLQTIFASLFSLKPPSEDDFYKAPAGFEAAKPGDILKSRKSPNKPSSLYSPVDVQNSWQLLVRSEDSFGNPNAFVTTIIQPKNADPSKIVSYQNWEDASNINCSPSYGSQLGAPLTTILTQLDMTFIVPPLKSGYYVVLPDYEGPKSTFGVGRQSGKATLDSIKAVLKTKDLSGINSDAKVVLWGYSGGSFASGWAAVLQPEYAPELKDNLLGAALGGFAANLTGIAESVDGEVFSGFIPLALNGIANEYPDFKKRLYEEVKPSAKADLQKGAQNCLAASLISYPMYQYFTGPRRVFEKGWSLLEDEAIGKTLQDNLLIALSKDHMPEIPIFVYHGTIDKIIPIKDSLKIYQNWCDWGIGSFEFSEDKSNGHTTETVVGAPAALTWIDARFAGKPVVKGCSFTSRASNFLYPNISESAASYFKGIYQTILRSKLGAGVTSDNVSVSGLRSMYHA from the coding sequence ATGAGAGAcctaattttatttttaagtTTATTGCAAACGATATTTGCATCACTTTTCAGTTTAAAGCCACCCAGTGAAGATGATTTCTACAAAGCACCTGCTGGTTTTGAAGCTGCCAAGCCAGGggatattttgaaatcgAGAAAATCACCTAATAAGCCAAGTAGCTTATACTCCCCTGTTGATGTTCAAAATTCATGGCAACTTTTGGTCAGATCGGAAGATTCGTTTGGTAATCCAAATGCTTTTGTCACAACAATCATTCAACCCAAAAATGCCGATCCATCAAAGATTGTGTCTTATCAGAATTGGGAAGATGCTTCCAACATTAATTGCTCTCCTTCATATGGTCTGCAACTTGGAGCTCCATTAACCACAATACTTACCCAATTGGATATGACTTTCATAGTTCCTCCATTGAAAAGTGGCTACTATGTTGTTCTTCCAGATTATGAGGGACCCAAATCAACATTTGGTGTGGGAAGACAATCAGGAAAAGCTACATTGGATTCCATCAAGGCTGTATTGAAAACTAAAGATCTTTCCGGTATTAATAGTGATGCCAAAGTTGTATTATGGGGGTATTCTGGAGGATCCTTTGCCAGTGGTTGGGCTGCAGTCTTGCAACCAGAATACGCGCCAGAATTGAAGGATAATTTACTTGGTGCTGCTTTAGGTGGATTTGCTGCTAACCTTACTGGTATTGCTGAGTCCGTGGATGGAGAGGTATTTTCTGGATTTATACCACTTGCATTGAACGGGATAGCAAACGAATATCCTGATTTTAAAAAGAGGTTATACGAGGAAGTTAAACCCAGTGCCAAGGCAGACTTACAAAAAGGAGCACAGAATTGTTTAGCTGCATCGCTTATCAGTTATCCAATGTATCAATATTTCACAGGTCCAAGAAGGGTTTTTGAAAAGGGATGGTCGTTGTTGGAAGATGAAGCAATCGGCAAAACATTACAAGACAACTTGCTTATCGCTTTAAGTAAAGATCACATGCCTGAGATCCCCATTTTTGTGTATCATGgaacaattgataaaatcaTTCCTATCAAGGATTCACTTAAGATATATCAGAATTGGTGTGATTGGGGAATTGGATCATTTGAGTTTTCCGAAGATAAGCTGAATGGTCACACCACAGAAACAGTAGTTGGAGCACCAGCAGCATTAACATGGATAGATGCAAGATTTGCAGGAAAGCCTGTTGTTAAAGGGTGCCTGTTTACATCCAGGGCATCAAATTTCTTGTACCCTAACATTTCCGAATCAGCTGCTCTGTACTTCAAAGGAATATATCAAACGATTTTGAGATCGAAATTGGGCGCAGGTGTTACTTCTGATAATGTTTCTGTAAGCGGGTTACGTAGCATGTATCATGCCTAG
- a CDS encoding NAD+-specific isocitric dehydrogenase, putative (spliced gene;~Similar to Kluyveromyces lactis IDH1;~Similar to S. cerevisiae IDH1) — protein sequence MLRTVIAQKNSIRSLATFASPEAVLPKKYGGRYTVTLIPGDGAGQEITDSVKQIFKSQNVPIDWEVVEVSGVESETGKSHGVDEAVESLKRNKVGLKGILYTSTGKSAKSLNVALRKELDIYASLVLIKNIPGVKGIYDGIDFALVRENTEGEYSGLEHQSYPGVVESLKIMTRFKSERIAKFAFDFALKNNRKLVTAIHKANIMKLGDGLFRQTVKDVGQDYPGIGVSDLIVDNASMQAVAKPQQFDVLVTPNLYGSILSNIGAALIGGPGLVPGANFGREYAVFEPGCRHVGLDIKGKNSANPTAMILSSAMMLRHLGLNDHADKISKATYDVIAEGNVRTADIGGNATTTEFTEAIINKLA from the exons ATGTTAAGAACCGTTATTGCTCAAAAG AACTCCATTCGTTCGTTGGCTACTTTTGCATCACCAGAAGCCGttttaccaaaaaaatacgGTGGCAGATACACTGTTACTTTGATTCCAGGTGATGGTGCTGGTCAAGAAATCACTGATTCTGTCAagcaaattttcaaatctcAAAATGTTCCAATTGATTGGGAAGTCGTTGAGGTCAGTGGTGTTGAAAGTGAAACTGGTAAAAGCCACGGTGTTGACGAAGCTGTCGAATCTTTAAAGAGAAATAAAGTTGGTTTGAAAGGTATCTTGTACACATCTACTGGAAAATCCGCCAAATCATTGAATGTTGCATTGAGAAAGGAGTTAGACATTTACGCTTCATTAGttttaatcaaaaacaTTCCAGGAGTTAAAGGTATTTACGATGGTATTGATTTCGCTTTGGTCAGAGAAAACACTGAAGGTGAATATAGTGGTTTGGAACACCAATCATACCCAGGTGTTGTTGAATCCTTGAAAATTATGACAAGATTCAAGTCCGAAAGAATTGCCAAATTTGCTTTTGATTTTGCTTTGAAGAACAACAGAAAATTGGTTACTGCTATCCACAAAGCTAACATTATGAAATTAGGTGATGGTTTGTTCAGACAAACTGTCAAAGATGTTGGTCAAGACTACCCAGGTATCGGAGTAAGTGATTTGATTGTCGATAATGCTTCTATGCAAGCTGTTGCTAAACCACAGCAATTCGATGTTTTGGTCACTCCTAACTTGTACGGTTCCATCTTATCCAACATTGGTGCTGCATTGATTGGTGGTCCAGGTTTGGTTCCAGGTGCTAACTTTGGTAGAGAATATGCTGTTTTCGAACCAGGATGTCGTCACGTTGGTTTAGATATTAAAGGTAAAAACTCTGCTAACCCAACTGCTATGATCTTGTCTAGTGCTATGATGTTGAGACATTTGGGATTAAACGATCATGCTGACAAGATTTCTAAGGCTACCTACGATGTCATTGCCGAAGGTAATGTCAGAACTGCTGATATTGGTGGTAATGCCACCACTACTGAGTTCACTGAAgccatcatcaataaattggCTTAA
- a CDS encoding IMP-aspartate ligase, putative (Similar to S. cerevisiae ADE12;~Similar to C. albicans ADE12) — translation MCDVVLGSQWGDEGKGKLVDLLCDDIDVCARCQGGNNAGHTIVVGKVKYDFHMLPSGLVNPKCQNLVGSGVVIHVPSFFAELENLEAKGLDCRDRLFVSSRAHLVFDFHQRTDKLKEAELSTNKKSIGTTGKGIGPTYSTKASRSGIRVHHLVNPDPEAWEDFKTRYMRLVESRQKRYGEFEYDPKEELARFEKYREALRPFVVDSVNFMHEAIAANKKILVEGANALMLDIDFGTYPYVTSSSTGIGGVLTGLGIPPRTIRNVYGVVKAYTTRVGEGPFPTEQLNKVGETLQDVGAEYGVTTGRKRRCGWLDLVVLKYSNSINGYTSLNITKLDVLDKFKEIEVGVAYKLNGKELPSFPEDLIDLAKVEVVYKKFPGWEQDITGIKKYDDLPENAKNYLKFIEDYLQVPIQWVGTGPARDSMLEKKI, via the coding sequence ATGTGTGACGTCGTGTTAGGATCTCAATGGGGTGATGAAGGTAAAGGTAAATTAGTCGATTTATTGTGTGATGATATCGATGTTTGTGCCAGATGTCAAGGTGGTAACAATGCAGGTCACACTATCGTAGTTGGTAAAGTCAAGTATGACTTCCATATGTTACCTTCTGGTTTAGTCAATCCTAAATGTCAGAACTTGGTTGGATCTGGGGTTGTTATTCATGTTCCCTCCTTCTTTGCCGAGTTAGAAAACTTGGAAGCAAAAGGTTTGGATTGTCGTGATAgattgtttgtttcatCTAGAGCTCATTTGGTCTTTGATTTCCATCAGCGTactgataaattgaaagaggctgaattatcaacaaataaaaagtcAATAGGTACTACTGGTAAAGGTATTGGTCCAACCTACTCAACAAAGGCAAGTAGATCAGGTATCAGAGTCCACCATTTAGTCAACCCTGACCCAGAAGCTTGGGAGGATTTTAAGACTAGATACATGAGATTAGTTGAGAGCAGACAAAAAAGATACGGGGAATTTGAATACGATcctaaagaagaattggcaagatttgaaaaataccGTGAGGCTTTGAGACCGTTCGTAGTCGACTCAGTCAACTTCATGCACGAAGCCATTGCTGCCAATAAAAAGATCTTGGTTGAAGGTGCCAACGCATTAATGTTGGATATTGATTTCGGTACTTATCCATATGTCACCTCTTCATCGACAGGTATTGGTGGTGTTTTGACCGGGTTAGGTATTCCTCCAAGAACAATTAGAAATGTTTATGGTGTTGTCAAAGCGTACACCACCAGAGTTGGCGAAGGTCCCTTTCCAACAGAACAATTGAACAAAGTAGGTGAAACATTGCAAGATGTTGGTGCAGAATATGGTGTTACTACtggaagaaaaagaagatgTGGTTGGTTGGACTTGGTTGTGTTGAAATACTCCAATCTGATCAATGGATACACTTCTTTGAACATCACTAAATTGGATGTTTTGGATAAGTTCAAGGAAATTGAAGTTGGTGTTGCTTACAAATTGAATGGAAAGGAATTGCCTAGTTTTCCTGAAGATTTGATCGATTTGGCTAAAGTCGAGGTTGTGTACAAGAAATTCCCAGGTTGGGAGCAAGATATCACAGGCATCAAAAAGTATGATGACTTACCAGAAAATGCTAAGAACTATCTTAAATTCATTGAGGATTATTTGCAAGTTCCAATCCAATGGGTCGGGACCGGTCCAGCTAGAGATTCCATGTTagagaagaagatttaG
- a CDS encoding conserved hypothetical protein (spliced gene) has translation MNILLADHQRRSIRVVRISKRSSDTLDIGIKGEICRPTTTLPNNYVTKILTFKFQNIFHLVILRSNGSIQLYTKNANSKFYTLFKDWKNNLMSSHTDTIVALDVLNNQYLYSCSRDGKLIIRDLINDDADKSYEVYMLMDNIGKIDLKLDKFTNTISVATCGKNNNLKLYTIDLELDGTNKGSSKDQVDLTYVQNFRVSPLRRSFMTFSFNNPLLASVIRSPPPPPIPERRSSGVLMPYWQSSTPLEDYVYNSDPTDRISQWMSGVCFIKGNDYIVCGSQMGELVIYNPVEDISPVFKKRISQFSIQNIEQIDNDLIIFSDSMSRIVIFSISKRKIVLQFSHLDFGPFLHLKYILPNAFRRKTNDQVVTFDDIYVLSTKMDQSLVIYKLTDSGSSELLLSAKILNGMIFSATLLQSVSEYDQFRNMFGCDDERQCVPAIIKKRKLSSNSFALMTNISGQEHSPKNKISLEEMQDNTSLHTSSSSSQTESEDDNTESFDYVNVEKHKEATK, from the exons ATGAATATTCTTCTCGCAGATCatcaaagaagaagtatAAGAG ttgtcAGAATATCGAAAAGGTCCTCCGATACATTGGACATTGGCATAAAGGGGGAAATATGTAGACCCACTACAACTTTGCCGAATAACTACGTAACCAAAATACTTACATTTAAGTTCCAAAACATTTTCCATTTGGTCATATTGAGAAGCAATGgatcaattcaattgtaCACCAAAAATGCAAACTCGAAATTTTACACTTTATTCAAGGACTGGAAGAATAACCTAATGAGCAGTCATACAGACACGATTGTCGCGCTTGATGTGTTGAACAACCAGTATCTTTATAGCTGTTCACGGGATGggaaattgattataagGGACTTAATAAATGACGATGCCGATAAAAGCTATGAAGTGTATATGCTCATGGATAATATCGGAAAGATTGATTTAAAGTTGGATAAATTCACAAACACAATATCGGTTGCCACATGTGGGAAGAATAACAACCTTAAATTGTATACCATCGACTTGGAACTCGACGGTACCAATAAGGGATCTTCAAAAGATCAAGTGGACTTGACATATGTACAGAATTTTAGAGTCTCGCCACTCAGAAGATCTTTCATGACCTTCAGTTTCAACAATCCGCTTTTAGCAAGTGTCATACgatcaccaccaccaccgccAATACCTGAGAGGCGAAGTTCAGGAGTATTGATGCCATATTGGCAATCGCTGACACCATTAGAGGATTATGTTTACAATCTGGATCCCACAGACCGTATTTCACAATGGATGTCTGGTGTATGTTTTATTAAAGGAAATGACTACATAGTCTGTGGGAGTCAGATGGGAGAACTAGTAATTTACAATCCCGTGGAGGATATTTCACCGGTGTTTAAAAAACGTATTTCACAGTTTTctattcaaaatattgaacaaatagacaatgatttgattatttttagtGACTCCATGAGTAGAATTGTCATTTTTCTGATAAGTAAACGAAAGATTGTATTACAGTTTCTGCACTTGGATTTTGGCCCTTTTCTCCATTTGAAGTACATTTTGCCAAATGCTTTTAGAAGAAAAACTAACGATCAGGTGGTTACTTTTGATGATATCTATGTGTTAAGTACAAAGATGGATCAACTGTTagttatttataaattgacAGATAGTGGTTCCAGTGAACTATTGCTATCAGCCAAGATATTGAATGGTATGATCTTTTCAGCAACATTGTTGCAGTCGGTTTCTGAGTATGATCAATTCAGGAATATGTTTGGTTGTGATGACGAAAGGCAATGTGTTCCTGCCATTataaaaaagagaaaactTTCATCAAACTCGTTTGCTTTGATGACAAATATCAGTGGCCAAGAACATAGTCCCAAGAATAAGATATCCCTTGAAGAAATGCAGGATAATACACTGCTACACACAAGCTCATCGTCTTCTCAGACTGAATCGGAGGATGACAATACTGAGAGTTTTGATTATGTGAATGTGGAGAAACACAAAGAAGCAACTAAGTGA
- a CDS encoding polyubiquitin binding protein, putative (Similar to S. cerevisiae DOA1;~Similar to C. albicans DOA1), whose protein sequence is MSYKLSSTLFGHEQDVKDVAITENGGLVSVSRDGTTRIWSDIYTTQSEATILFQSPTNSFINSVASFNDLIASGGQDAMIYLSDEHGDDKYQLIGHEGNVCSMSYSHGQLISSSWDCTAIVWNLEEFIPKYILSGHESSVWDCQVLGEDQYLTCGADKTIRLWQGKSEVKQFIGHLDVIRKLLILEGGKQFLSCSNDGSIKLWDLQTGKNLQTFYGHDSFVYDLAWIANDRFVSTGEDRTARVWDLATGNVLQVITLPCISIWCVAALPNGDFAVGGSDNLIRVFTADPERVAPEEELLKFKEAVQSSSIAEQSLDDLKKTDIPGYEALSQPGKQEGSTIMVKNPNSGTIEAHQWSGGEWHKIGDVVGSSSSGKKQTYQGKEYDFVFDVDIKDGEPPLKLPYNVNDNPYTAAEKFLGDNNLPASYTDEVVRFLQKNTEGVSLQESSNNSNNISDERVIDPYSDAYNRQQQQQQQQQLKSALKVIPSKSYIYFTDYKTGSLVNGLKKLNSSQDTEVQLSDQDLSVVESSLLDLKSKEALDLITRYCSHIIRKWTASAKLIGFDLLRVSIPKVTTVDILTSTDAAEVILDVVNLGFENINVENPALLMMILKVLNNLVGTTLFVQLYIDPCGTDNKLYEYNTFFKNLLKKLQNNTVKLTQSAKLYTSTITALTTLVYNLSAYQLQTSALKNNIESSKPVIEFMDNLGHQIVASSSEAAYRLAVAYGNFKYGELYTKETPSWLAEVGILYAINGEQRFLDIAEDLKNI, encoded by the coding sequence ATGTCTTACAAACTTAGCTCTACCTTATTTGGTCACGAACAGGATGTCAAAGATGTTGCCATTACTGAAAATGGCGGTTTAGTTTCTGTACTGAGAGATGGTACAACGAGAATCTGGTCAGATATTTATACAACTCAATCTGAGGCAACAATTCTTTTCCAATCACCGACTAACTCATTCATTAATTCAGTAGCAAGcttcaatgatttgattgcTAGTGGAGGTCAAGACGCCATGATTTATTTAAGTGATGAACACGGTGATGATAAGTATCAATTGATCGGACACGAAGGAAACGTGTGCTCAATGTCGTATTCTCATGGGCAATTAATTTCTAGTTCTTGGGATTGTACTGCAATCGTGTGGAATTTGGAAGAGTTCATTCccaaatatatattatcaGGACACGAATCTTCAGTCTGGGATTGTCAAGTATTGGGAGAAGATCAATATTTAACTTGTGGTGCTGATAAAACCATCAGATTATGGCAGGGAAAATCTGAGGTTAAACAATTCATTGGCCACCTTGATGTGATTagaaaattgttgatattagAAGGTGGGAAACAATTTTTATCATGTTCAAATGATGGATCTATCAAATTATGGGATCTCCAAACAGGCAAAAACTTGCAAACATTTTATGGTCATGACTCGTTTGTTTACGATTTAGCATGGATAGCTAATGACAGGTTTGTATCTACAGGTGAAGATAGAACAGCCAGAGTGTGGGATTTAGCAACCGGGAACGTGTTGCAAGTTATTACTTTGCCATGCATATCGATATGGTGTGTGGCCGCGTTGCCAAATGGTGATTTTGCGGTTGGTGGTTCTGATAACTTAATCCGGGTATTCACAGCTGATCCCGAAAGAGTTGCTCCGGAGGAAGAGTTGTTGAAGTTTAAAGAGGCAGTTCAGTCATCTTCAATTGCAGAACAGTCGCTcgatgatttgaaaaagacTGATATTCCTGGGTACGAAGCTTTGTCACAGCCTGGCAAACAGGAGGGGTCCACCATTATGGTCAAAAATCCTAATAGTGGAACAATTGAAGCACATCAATGGTCTGGTGGTGAATGGCACAAAATTGGCGATGTGGTTGGATCTTCGAGTAGCGGCAAAAAGCAAACTTACCAAGGAAAAGAATATgactttgtttttgatgTAGATATAAAGGATGGTGAGCCACCATTGAAGCTACCATATAATGTCAATGACAATCCATATACTGCAGCTGAAAAATTCTTAGGCGACAATAATTTGCCTGCTTCGTACACTGATGAAGTTGTAAGATTTTTGCAGAAAAATACTGAAGGAGTGAGCTTACAAGAAAGCTCCAACAATTCGAACAACATAAGTGATGAAAGAGTTATTGATCCCTATTCTGATGCTTACAAtagacaacaacaacaacaacaacaacaacaattgaagtCGGCTTTAAAAGTAATTCCTTCCAAGTCTTATATTTACTTCACTGATTACAAGACAGGACTGTTGGTGAATGgactaaaaaaattaaacctGTCCCAGGATACCGAGGTACAGTTGTCCGACCAAGACTTGTCTGTTGTTGAGTCTTCTTTGTTGGATTTAAAGTCTAAAGAAGCCTTAGACTTGATAACTAGATATTGCAGCCatattattagaaaatgGACAGCGTCTGCAAAATTGAttggttttgatttattgagAGTGAGTATTCCCAAAGTAACAACTGTGGATATATTGACATCTACAGACGCCGCTGAAGTAATTTTAGATGTTGTGAATTTAGGATTCGAGAACATAAACGTGGAAAATCCGGCacttttgatgatgattctcaaagttttgaacaatttggTTGGAACCACATTGTTCGTTCAGTTGTACATCGATCCCTGCGGCACAGACAATAAATTATACGAATACAAtacttttttcaaaaatttgttaaagaaattacAGAATAACACTGTAAAATTGACACAGCTGGCAAAATTATATACATCTACCATAACTGCATTAACAACCTTGGTGTATAACTTATCAGCATATCAATTACAAACCAGCGCATTAAAGAATAACATTGAATCTTCCAAACCAGTTATCGAATTTATGGACAATTTAGGTCATCAAATTGTTGCATCCTCAAGCGAGGCGGCTTATAGATTAGCTGTTGCGTATGGCAATTTTAAATATGGAGAATTATACACTAAAGAAACTCCCTCTTGGTTAGCAGAAGTTGGAATTCTTTACGCAATCAATGGCGAACAAAGATTCCTTGACATTGCAGAAGATTTAAAAAACATATAG
- a CDS encoding cyclopropane-fatty-acyl-phospholipid synthase, putative (Similar to C. albicans CFA1): MLDDVAFIKTPAAKKQPPASNECGVWTSDSPAIHNAPLPADGPGSTSFSNTILLSILALVPGYITYKLGLGFKTWVFFFLVLAIPILMAYWSIMSTFSPRINEKVKYPNRPISYYLEFHTPELKAKYETSNGGKGSKIPIETFQELYFDGKVSFKGDCLDVLEYKHDWASFRFTLGLFRFFLLGMIPEVIFHSQSQDEEQVRDHYDRGDDFYTWFLGPRMIYTSGVIGDITREETLEELQDNKLTVMADKIDLKKGDHVLDIGCGWGTWTTFASSKYGANVTGITLGRNQTKWGNTLLKEYGIPSDQSRIVCCDYRDAPKSSKPSGKYDKITSVEMAEHVGIRRLTAYLEQCRDALEDDGLLFLQYSGLRKNWQYEDLEWGLFMNKYIFPGADASTPLSFFASCMESVGFEIVSVDNIGVHYSATLWRWYRNWIGNKDKVVNKYGVKWYRIWEFFLGSSVVASRNGTATCYQFVCRKNINSYRRIDYVPQQKGLQGPVQEGTKWAKEFTNFYN, from the coding sequence ATGTTAGACGACGTTGCATTCATCAAGACGCCTGCTGCTAAAAAGCAACCACCAGCTTCCAACGAGTGTGGTGTTTGGACTTCTGATTCTCCAGCTATTCATAATGCACCATTACCTGCTGATGGACCTGGCTcaacttctttttcaaatacaATTTTGTTGAGTATTTTGGCATTAGTTCCAGGTTACATCACCTACAAATTAGGTTTAGGTTTCAAGACCTGggtgtttttctttttggttttagCAATTCCTATCTTAATGGCGTATTGGAGTATTATGTCCACTTTCTCTCCACGTATCAATGAAAAAGTCAAGTATCCGAACAGACCAATTTCTTACTATTTGGAATTCCACACTCCAGAATTGAAGGCTAAATATGAAACTTCAAACGGTGGTAAAGGTTCTAAAATCCCAATTGAAACTTTCCAGGAATTGTACTTTGATGGAAAAGTGTCCTTCAAAGGTGATTGTTTGGATGTTTTGGAATACAAGCACGATTGGGCCAGCTTCAGATTTACATTAGGCTTGTTTAGATTCTTCTTATTGGGTATGATTCCAGAGGTCATCTTCCATTCTCAATCGCAAGATGAAGAGCAAGTTAGAGACCATTACGACCGTGGTGACGATTTTTACACCTGGTTCTTGGGTCCAAGAATGATCTACACTTCCGGTGTTATCGGTGACATTACTAGAGAAGAAACTTTGGAAGAATTACaggataataaattgactGTTATGGCAGATAAGATCGACTTGAAGAAAGGAGATCATGTTTTGGATATTGGTTGTGGTTGGGGAACTTGGACCACTTTCGCTTCCTCCAAATACGGTGCTAACGTTACTGGTATTACTTTAGGTAgaaaccaaaccaaatgGGGTAACACTTTGTTGAAGGAATATGGCATTCCATCTGACCAATCCagaattgtttgttgtGATTATCGTGATGCACCAAAATCTTCTAAACCAAGTGGTAAATATGATAAAATCACCTCAGTTGAAATGGCTGAGCACGTTGGTATCAGAAGATTGACTGCATACTTGGAACAATGTAGAGATGCTTTGGAAGACGATGGTTTGCTTTTCTTACAATACTCTGGTTTAAGAAAGAATTGGCAATATGAAGATTTGGAATGGGGATTGTTCATGAACAAATACATTTTCCCAGGTGCTGATGCCTCAACTCCATTAAGTTTCTTTGCTAGTTGTATGGAATCAGTTGGGTTCGAGATTGTTAGTGTTGATAACATTGGTGTACACTATTCCGCAACTTTATGGAGATGGTACAGAAACTGGATTGGGAACAAAGATAAAGTTGTTAACAAATACGGCGTCAAATGGTACAGAATTTGGGAATTTTTCTTGGGTAGTTCGGTTGTTGCCAGTAGAAACGGTACTGCCACCTGTTATCAATTCGTTTGCAGAAAGAATATTAATTCATACAGAAGAATTGACTATGTTCCACAACAAAAAGGTTTGCAAGGTCCTGTTCAAGAAGGAACCAAATGGGCAAAGGAGTTTACCAATTTCTACAATTGA